A genomic window from Candidatus Denitrolinea symbiosum includes:
- a CDS encoding 4Fe-4S ferredoxin, with protein sequence MTNYGFLIDQTKCIGCHACSTACKSENQVPLGVYRTWVKYVETGSFPDVRRRFQVTRCNHCANPPCVRICPVSAMYQRADGIVEFDPSICIGCKSCMQACPYDSIYLDPETNTAAKCHFCAHRLDVGLEPACVVVCPEHAILAGDLNDPASEIARTLASAPATVRKPEQGTAPKLFYINGNDWSLHPSATQTHDSYMWADKVTEQNASPYARGGVALPVLTANSGASIRTPQQQGYPLNSPIQFGGRVAEHMVQTAYTAQHKINWHWELPSYLVTKNIAGGLFMLLSLGSMFNLFSFDSATFLAAGFTAMVFMLITTILLIKDLSQPKRFLNILLRPQWKSWVARGAYIMVTFTAVAGLWWLLEGAAQVGILPIETVSAVRPFAAWIVFPFALGVVIYTAFLLGQAEGRDMWQSNLLPFQLLSQSVMVASGVFFVLNLFVNFPADLTVLLTVLFPASIAINLLLTFAGKLNSFPTDTAMLASREMTHGKFRNHYWWGGIALGHVIPLALMIAFAPALPVAVLATLVGLFFYEYAFVMAPQYIPNS encoded by the coding sequence ATGACCAACTACGGCTTTCTCATTGACCAAACCAAATGCATCGGCTGTCACGCCTGCTCCACCGCGTGCAAGTCCGAGAACCAGGTTCCGCTGGGCGTGTACCGCACGTGGGTCAAGTACGTCGAGACGGGTTCCTTCCCCGACGTGCGCCGCCGCTTCCAAGTGACGCGCTGCAACCACTGCGCCAACCCGCCGTGCGTTCGCATTTGCCCCGTCAGCGCCATGTATCAACGCGCGGATGGCATCGTCGAATTCGATCCGTCCATTTGCATCGGATGTAAATCCTGTATGCAAGCCTGCCCCTACGATTCGATCTATCTCGACCCCGAAACCAACACCGCCGCAAAATGTCATTTTTGCGCGCATCGTTTGGATGTGGGACTCGAACCCGCCTGCGTCGTGGTCTGCCCCGAACATGCGATTCTCGCTGGGGACTTGAACGACCCCGCTTCAGAAATCGCACGGACGCTTGCCTCTGCCCCCGCGACCGTTCGCAAGCCCGAGCAGGGGACGGCTCCCAAACTCTTCTACATCAACGGCAACGACTGGTCGCTGCATCCTTCTGCGACTCAAACCCACGACTCGTACATGTGGGCGGACAAAGTAACGGAACAGAACGCTTCACCCTACGCTCGCGGCGGGGTTGCCCTCCCCGTCTTGACAGCCAACTCGGGCGCCTCCATCCGAACTCCGCAACAACAAGGTTATCCCCTCAACAGTCCCATTCAATTTGGCGGACGCGTCGCCGAGCACATGGTGCAGACTGCCTACACCGCGCAACACAAGATCAACTGGCACTGGGAATTGCCTTCGTATCTCGTCACAAAAAATATCGCGGGCGGACTCTTCATGCTCTTGAGTCTCGGCTCGATGTTCAATCTCTTTAGTTTTGACTCCGCAACCTTCCTTGCGGCAGGTTTTACCGCGATGGTCTTCATGCTCATCACAACCATCCTGCTCATCAAGGATTTGTCACAGCCCAAACGCTTCTTGAATATTTTGCTCCGCCCGCAATGGAAATCGTGGGTGGCGCGCGGCGCGTACATCATGGTCACGTTCACGGCGGTTGCAGGCTTGTGGTGGCTGCTCGAAGGCGCGGCACAAGTGGGGATACTGCCCATCGAAACAGTATCAGCCGTCCGCCCGTTTGCCGCGTGGATCGTCTTCCCGTTTGCGCTGGGCGTGGTCATCTACACCGCCTTCCTGCTCGGTCAAGCGGAAGGGCGCGACATGTGGCAGAGCAACCTGCTTCCATTCCAATTGCTTTCGCAATCTGTCATGGTGGCAAGCGGCGTGTTTTTCGTCTTGAACCTATTCGTCAACTTCCCCGCCGACCTGACCGTTTTACTCACAGTTCTGTTCCCTGCCAGCATCGCCATCAACTTGTTGCTGACCTTCGCGGGTAAACTCAACTCCTTCCCGACAGACACAGCCATGCTCGCCTCGCGCGAGATGACCCACGGCAAATTCCGCAACCATTACTGGTGGGGCGGAATCGCGCTCGGTCACGTCATCCCGCTCGCGCTGATGATCGCCTTTGCCCCCGCGCTGCCCGTTGCTGTCCTTGCCACATTGGTCGGCTTGTTCTTCTATGAATACGCCTTCGTGATGGCGCCGCAGTATATTCCGAATTCGTGA
- a CDS encoding formate dehydrogenase: MTLTPLKTSAGAAVPQFATSDRKPIKLTEVIHPDGRISQYPPPEVWDDWTEWDGKEWPKRVARNYTLVPTVCFNCESACGLLAYVDKGTYEIRKFEGNPVHPGSRGRNCAKGPATHNQVYDPERILYPLKRVGKRGEGKWEQISWERALTEIAEKMRESKKRRPNGIVYHVGRPGEDGYTNRVVQTWGMDGHNSHTNICSSSARAGYNFWIGQDRPSPDYANARVILLISSHLETGHYFNPHAQRIIDAKTDGAKLITFDPRLSNTASMSDVWLPTYPGSENTILLAIANHLIQNDLYDKNFVRKWVNWKEFLQYVQSSTSPEWDSARQTITNHQLPITFEAFDKVLKSLYSEYTFERAAQESEAPIERIQETARLVANCEGKLATHVWRSASVGNLGGWQVARCLFFLNVLTGSVGNKGGTSMTGWNKFVPKPFKGAPAPETWNELHYPIEYPLAHYEMSILLPHMLEEGRGDIDVYFTRVYNPMWVNPDGFMWLKALKDEDSKIKCYVALTPTWNETAWFADYVLPTGHGPERHDLMSQETHAGQWIAFRQPVRRVAMERAGMKVDFTFQANPGEVWEENEFWIQLSAKMDPDGSLGIRQWFESPYRKGEIITVDEYYQWIFENSVPGLPEAAEKEGLTPLAYMRKYGVFEVKKENYVPFEKVIGNWVNGNFMQDQLPITNYQLDAHDRVFKDSHVVGVNIDGEVKAGFDTPSKKLEFFSDTLANWGWGEKENVIPWAVKSHVHQENISREKGEMILLPNFRLPTLIHTRSANAKWLYEISHKNPIWMNPEDAQRLGLDTGDLAKVETEIGYFVDTVWVTEGIKPGIIAISHHLGRWRLNEDKGVNKGSSNLVELRDDGKGGFLMRVLHGAKAWESSDPDTSRIWWSNVGVNQNLAHAVHPDPISGVHCWLQKVYKVSKAEAGEKAGDLFVDTNKSMEVYRRWLAMTRPADKVSPDGTRRPYWLARPLKPTKEAYQLPKK, from the coding sequence ATGACCCTCACCCCTCTCAAAACCTCCGCAGGCGCCGCCGTCCCGCAATTCGCAACCTCCGACCGCAAACCCATCAAACTGACCGAAGTCATCCATCCCGACGGGCGTATCAGTCAATACCCGCCTCCCGAAGTATGGGACGATTGGACGGAATGGGACGGTAAGGAATGGCCCAAGCGCGTGGCAAGGAATTACACCCTTGTGCCGACCGTGTGCTTCAACTGCGAATCCGCCTGCGGACTGCTCGCCTACGTGGACAAAGGCACCTACGAGATTCGCAAGTTCGAAGGCAACCCCGTCCACCCTGGTTCGCGCGGACGCAACTGCGCCAAGGGACCCGCAACTCATAACCAAGTGTATGACCCCGAAAGAATCTTGTACCCGTTGAAACGCGTTGGCAAACGCGGCGAAGGTAAATGGGAGCAAATCTCTTGGGAGCGGGCGCTAACTGAAATCGCCGAAAAAATGCGCGAGAGTAAGAAACGCCGCCCGAATGGGATCGTCTATCACGTCGGTCGCCCAGGCGAAGACGGATACACCAACCGCGTCGTGCAGACCTGGGGCATGGACGGTCACAACAGCCACACCAATATCTGCTCATCGTCGGCGCGCGCGGGCTACAACTTCTGGATCGGGCAAGATCGTCCCAGCCCAGATTATGCCAACGCGCGCGTCATCCTGCTGATTTCAAGTCACCTCGAAACGGGGCATTACTTCAACCCGCACGCCCAACGCATCATCGATGCCAAAACGGACGGCGCGAAACTCATCACCTTCGACCCGCGTCTGAGCAACACCGCGTCCATGAGCGATGTTTGGCTGCCTACCTACCCTGGTAGTGAAAACACAATCCTCCTCGCCATCGCGAATCACTTAATCCAAAACGATCTCTACGACAAAAACTTCGTCCGTAAATGGGTCAATTGGAAAGAGTTCCTTCAATACGTCCAATCCTCCACATCCCCCGAATGGGACTCCGCCCGCCAAACAATTACCAATCACCAATTACCAATTACCTTTGAAGCATTCGACAAGGTCTTGAAGTCCCTCTACTCCGAATACACCTTCGAACGCGCCGCGCAAGAATCCGAAGCGCCGATCGAGCGCATTCAAGAAACGGCGCGACTCGTTGCGAATTGCGAAGGCAAACTTGCCACGCACGTGTGGCGTTCTGCGAGTGTTGGAAACCTCGGCGGATGGCAGGTGGCGCGCTGTCTGTTCTTCCTCAATGTGCTCACGGGCAGCGTTGGCAACAAGGGCGGCACATCCATGACGGGTTGGAACAAGTTCGTGCCTAAGCCGTTCAAAGGCGCGCCCGCCCCCGAAACGTGGAACGAACTGCACTACCCCATCGAATATCCGCTCGCGCATTATGAGATGTCCATTCTTTTGCCGCATATGCTCGAAGAAGGGCGCGGCGACATTGACGTGTATTTCACGCGCGTCTACAACCCGATGTGGGTCAACCCCGACGGCTTCATGTGGCTCAAGGCGCTCAAGGATGAAGATTCAAAAATCAAATGCTATGTCGCGCTCACTCCTACGTGGAATGAAACCGCATGGTTCGCCGATTATGTTCTACCCACGGGTCACGGACCCGAGCGTCACGACCTGATGAGTCAGGAGACTCACGCGGGGCAGTGGATCGCCTTCCGCCAGCCTGTGCGGCGCGTGGCGATGGAACGCGCGGGTATGAAAGTGGATTTCACTTTTCAAGCCAACCCTGGCGAAGTGTGGGAAGAGAACGAGTTCTGGATTCAACTCTCCGCAAAGATGGATCCCGACGGCTCGCTCGGCATTCGTCAGTGGTTTGAGTCGCCGTATCGCAAGGGCGAGATCATCACGGTGGATGAATACTATCAATGGATTTTTGAAAACTCCGTGCCTGGTCTGCCCGAAGCCGCCGAAAAAGAAGGATTGACTCCGCTGGCATACATGCGCAAGTACGGAGTCTTTGAAGTGAAAAAAGAAAATTATGTTCCGTTTGAAAAGGTAATTGGTAATTGGGTAAATGGTAATTTCATGCAAGATCAATTACCAATTACCAATTACCAGTTAGATGCCCACGACCGCGTTTTCAAAGATAGTCACGTTGTCGGCGTAAACATTGACGGCGAAGTAAAGGCGGGCTTCGATACACCGTCGAAGAAACTCGAATTTTTTAGCGACACGCTTGCCAATTGGGGCTGGGGCGAAAAAGAAAATGTGATTCCGTGGGCAGTGAAGAGTCATGTTCATCAGGAAAATATTAGCCGTGAAAAAGGCGAGATGATTTTGCTTCCCAATTTCAGATTGCCAACTCTGATTCACACGCGCAGCGCAAATGCAAAATGGCTCTATGAAATCTCGCACAAGAATCCGATCTGGATGAATCCCGAAGACGCGCAACGCCTCGGGCTCGACACAGGCGACCTCGCCAAAGTGGAGACTGAGATTGGTTACTTCGTGGATACAGTTTGGGTGACAGAAGGGATCAAGCCTGGCATTATCGCCATCAGCCATCACCTCGGACGCTGGCGCTTGAACGAAGATAAAGGCGTGAACAAAGGCTCATCCAACCTCGTGGAACTGCGCGACGACGGCAAAGGCGGTTTCCTCATGCGCGTCCTTCACGGCGCGAAAGCATGGGAATCCTCCGACCCCGATACCAGCCGCATCTGGTGGAGCAACGTGGGCGTGAACCAAAACCTCGCTCACGCCGTCCACCCCGACCCGATCAGCGGAGTCCACTGTTGGTTGCAAAAAGTGTACAAGGTCAGCAAAGCCGAAGCGGGCGAAAAAGCGGGCGACCTGTTCGTGGATACGAATAAATCCATGGAAGTGTATCGTCGCTGGCTGGCAATGACGAGACCCGCGGACAAGGTCAGCCCCGACGGCACGCGTCGCCCATACTGGCTGGCGCGTCCACTGAAACCGACGAAAGAAGCGTATCAATTGCCGAAGAAATAG
- a CDS encoding glycine cleavage system protein H: MATVRGCNIPEDRFYWVEKHAWATLEADGTVKIGITDVAQNLAKGIVNVTPKETGRTVQKGKSAGTLESGKWVGPVTSPITGEIVEVNEAVKIKPSLINSDPYGEGWFVKLKPTDWAGESASLVTGEAAAAAYQKFMEEQNLNFE; encoded by the coding sequence ATGGCAACAGTTCGTGGATGTAACATCCCTGAAGACCGCTTCTATTGGGTGGAGAAACACGCGTGGGCGACGCTCGAAGCGGACGGCACGGTAAAGATCGGCATCACCGACGTGGCGCAGAATCTAGCGAAGGGCATCGTCAACGTCACGCCGAAGGAAACTGGGCGAACGGTGCAGAAGGGAAAAAGCGCTGGGACGTTGGAAAGCGGCAAATGGGTGGGACCCGTTACGTCGCCGATCACAGGCGAGATCGTGGAAGTAAACGAAGCGGTGAAGATAAAACCGTCGCTGATCAACAGCGATCCCTATGGCGAAGGCTGGTTCGTCAAACTGAAGCCGACGGATTGGGCTGGCGAATCCGCCTCACTCGTCACGGGCGAAGCGGCGGCGGCGGCGTATCAGAAGTTTATGGAAGAACAGAATCTTAATTTCGAGTGA
- a CDS encoding glycine cleavage system protein H, translated as MIYYACDIPEDLTYDIERDVWIRFDGDFATLGMTDVAQTRCGKFAAISFRNVGKKVEQGKPLATIESAKWVGPFPAPFACEIVETNEAGFARDILLANKDPYGIGWLVKVRPSNLEAESSHLVTGEAAVEKYKERIKELKVNCLRCID; from the coding sequence GTGATTTACTACGCCTGCGACATCCCTGAAGACCTGACCTACGACATCGAACGCGATGTGTGGATTCGCTTCGACGGCGACTTTGCGACTCTCGGCATGACCGACGTCGCGCAGACACGCTGTGGGAAGTTCGCGGCGATCAGTTTTCGGAACGTCGGCAAGAAAGTGGAGCAGGGCAAACCGCTGGCGACAATTGAGTCCGCCAAATGGGTGGGACCGTTCCCCGCGCCGTTCGCGTGCGAGATCGTCGAGACAAACGAAGCGGGTTTTGCGAGGGATATTCTGCTCGCCAACAAAGACCCGTACGGAATCGGTTGGCTCGTCAAAGTGAGACCCTCGAATCTCGAAGCGGAGTCCAGCCACCTTGTCACGGGCGAAGCGGCAGTAGAAAAATACAAGGAAAGAATCAAGGAATTGAAAGTCAATTGTTTGAGATGTATTGATTAG
- a CDS encoding DNA-binding transcriptional regulator, LacI/PurR family has protein sequence MDKNPAPTIGDVARRAGVSIATVSRVVNGSASVEAGTAERVHAAIAELHYVPRNAARVLASRRTRTIGLLLPEIGGWFFPSMLRGIETAAREAEYDLLIHTVDAGYPLKAARRALGMHNTDGLIVFTNSVEAAELMRLKHNGFPLVLLHQTPPETLDIPVVTIENKSGAQRLVDHLIEVHGRGRIVFLQGPEGHEDSEWRERGYRESLEAHQIPFDKSLVAVGDFSEAAAAAAIGQLMLDGTDFDAVFSGDDDASIGVLTALQRAGRRVPDDVAVVGFDDVPVARFLTPPLTTVRAPTEQVGADAVRQLARLIRGERAEPLILLPTELVIRQSCGCR, from the coding sequence ATGGACAAAAACCCCGCCCCCACTATCGGAGATGTGGCCCGGCGCGCTGGCGTATCCATCGCCACGGTCAGCCGCGTGGTAAACGGCTCGGCTTCCGTGGAAGCCGGCACGGCCGAACGCGTCCACGCGGCAATCGCCGAGCTGCACTACGTCCCGCGCAACGCGGCGCGCGTCCTGGCCTCGCGCCGCACGCGGACGATCGGCCTGCTCCTGCCGGAGATTGGCGGCTGGTTCTTCCCGTCCATGCTGCGCGGCATCGAAACCGCAGCCCGCGAAGCCGAATACGACCTGCTCATCCACACCGTCGACGCCGGCTACCCGCTCAAAGCCGCGCGGCGGGCGCTGGGCATGCACAACACCGACGGCCTGATCGTCTTCACAAACAGCGTGGAGGCGGCCGAATTGATGCGTCTCAAACACAACGGCTTTCCCCTCGTGCTGCTGCACCAAACCCCGCCCGAAACGCTCGACATCCCGGTCGTCACCATCGAAAACAAATCCGGCGCGCAGAGGCTGGTGGACCATTTGATCGAAGTCCATGGCCGCGGCCGGATCGTTTTTCTACAAGGCCCGGAGGGACACGAAGACTCGGAATGGCGCGAGCGCGGCTACCGCGAGTCGCTCGAAGCGCACCAGATCCCCTTCGACAAATCCCTCGTGGCGGTCGGCGACTTCAGCGAAGCCGCGGCCGCCGCGGCCATCGGCCAGTTGATGCTGGATGGGACGGACTTCGACGCGGTCTTCAGCGGGGACGACGACGCCTCCATCGGCGTCCTGACCGCGCTCCAGCGCGCCGGCCGCCGCGTCCCCGACGATGTGGCGGTGGTCGGCTTCGACGACGTTCCCGTCGCCCGCTTCCTGACCCCGCCGCTGACCACCGTCCGCGCGCCGACGGAACAGGTCGGCGCAGACGCGGTCCGCCAGCTGGCCCGCCTGATCCGAGGCGAACGGGCGGAGCCGCTGATCCTGCTCCCCACCGAATTGGTCATCCGCCAATCCTGCGGGTGTCGTTGA
- a CDS encoding ABC transporter permease: protein MDKLRAKGRSWNWSPKFRKWGARERANFWIGMVFLLPWTIGFLVFTLYPMAASLVYSFSIYHPKAPLEWAGLQNYAGLLNDKLFWKSLYNTLYMVVIGVPVTLLVSFFCAVLLNLKVRGQSIYRVIYFLPSIVPTVASVILWLWILNPNAGILNTLLGYVGIQGPNWMSNPAWSKPGLILLGMWGMGGTIVIYLSGLQDVPTSLLEAAELDGANWWQRLWTVTVPMVSPITLFNLITGVIAQFQYFAQAYVFRGTQNLGYPLNSTLFYSVYLYQNAFLWLKMGYASAMAWVLFIIILICTILLLKVSERFTYYAG, encoded by the coding sequence ATGGATAAACTTCGCGCGAAAGGTCGAAGCTGGAACTGGTCGCCCAAATTTCGGAAATGGGGCGCTCGCGAGCGCGCCAATTTCTGGATCGGGATGGTTTTCCTGCTCCCGTGGACGATTGGTTTTTTGGTCTTCACGCTGTACCCCATGGCGGCCTCCCTGGTGTATAGTTTTTCCATCTATCATCCCAAAGCCCCGCTCGAATGGGCCGGACTCCAAAATTACGCCGGCCTGTTGAACGACAAACTGTTCTGGAAATCGCTCTACAACACGCTCTACATGGTGGTCATCGGCGTCCCGGTGACGCTGCTGGTTTCTTTTTTCTGCGCCGTGCTGTTGAACCTGAAAGTGCGGGGACAATCCATCTACCGCGTCATTTATTTCCTGCCCTCCATCGTGCCGACGGTGGCAAGCGTCATCCTGTGGTTGTGGATACTCAATCCAAACGCCGGCATCCTGAACACCCTGCTCGGCTACGTCGGCATCCAGGGCCCGAACTGGATGAGCAACCCGGCCTGGTCGAAGCCGGGACTGATCCTGCTCGGCATGTGGGGCATGGGCGGGACCATTGTCATCTACCTCTCCGGCTTGCAGGACGTGCCAACCTCCCTGCTGGAAGCCGCCGAACTCGACGGGGCCAACTGGTGGCAAAGACTGTGGACCGTCACCGTGCCGATGGTCTCGCCGATCACGCTCTTCAATTTAATCACCGGCGTGATCGCCCAGTTCCAATACTTCGCGCAAGCCTACGTCTTCCGAGGCACACAAAACCTGGGCTACCCGCTCAACTCCACGCTCTTTTACAGCGTGTACCTTTACCAAAACGCTTTCCTCTGGCTCAAAATGGGATATGCCTCCGCCATGGCATGGGTGCTGTTCATCATCATCCTGATCTGCACCATCCTGCTGCTCAAGGTCAGCGAACGCTTCACATATTATGCCGGGTGA